The following are from one region of the Prionailurus bengalensis isolate Pbe53 chromosome A2, Fcat_Pben_1.1_paternal_pri, whole genome shotgun sequence genome:
- the TDGF1 gene encoding teratocarcinoma-derived growth factor 1 encodes MDRRSMERLSCSVILIVAISKAFEPELAAAAGLGHPRELARPPQGDPVWRDNGLRSLEEPAIRHRSLQLVPSLGIQDSKELNRTCCLNGGTCMLGSFCACPPSFYGRNCEHDSRKENCESVPHGAWLPRRCSICKCWHGRLHCFPQTFLPGCDGHVMDEHFLVSRTPELAPSSGITFSLAGICLAIQSYR; translated from the exons ATGGACCGCAGAAGCATGGAGCGCCTCTCTTGCAG TGTGATTTTGATCGTGGCCATTTCCAAAGCGTTTGAACCGGAACTCGCCGCCGCAGCCG GGTTGGGCCACCCCCGTGAACTTGCACGTCCCCCTCAGGGAGACCCCGTCTGGAGAGATAACGGCCTTCGGTCCCTGGAGGAGCCTGCAATTCGCCATCGATCTTTGCAGTTGGTGCCGTCCCTAGGAATCCAGGACA GTAAGGAGCTGAACAGAACCTGCTGTCTGAACGGGGGAACCTGCATGCTGGGGTCCTTCTGTGCCTGCCCCCCCTCCTTCTATGGCCGGAACTGTGAGCACGATTCACGCAAAGA GAACTGTGAGTCTGTACCCCATGGCGCCTGGCTGCCCAGGCGATGTTCCATTTGTAAGTGCTGGCACGGCCGGCTTCACTGCTTTCCTCAGACATTTCTACCCGGGTGTG ATGGCCACGTGATGGATGAGCACTTCCTGGTTTCCAGGACTCCAGAATTAGCACCGTCTTCAGGCATCACTTTCTCTCTAGCTGGCATCTGCCTTGCTATACAAAGTTACCGTTAA
- the FAM240A gene encoding protein FAM240A yields MNNQYVRREVFCGNTCHELKRFWEQEIGKQTYYRQSEEYRLGKSALRKLREGWRQRLEAKLRLQNSPDETKKRANAGRERLAALTQEDSKH; encoded by the exons ATGAACAATCAGTACGTCCGCCGGGAAGTCTTCTGCGGAAACACCTGCCACGAGCTCAAGCGTTTCTGGGAACAGGAGATCGGCAAGCAGACCTACTACCGACAGTCGGAGGAATATCGCCTGGGAAAAAGCGCCCTGAGAAA GCTCAGAGaaggatggaggcagagactggaagcAAAGCTGAGGCTTCAGAACAGCCCAGATGAGACCAAAAAGCGGGCAAACGCTGGCCGGGAGCGCCTCGCTGCGCTGACCCAAGAGGATTCAAAGCACTGA